A genomic stretch from Malus domestica chromosome 15, GDT2T_hap1 includes:
- the LOC103416239 gene encoding VIN3-like protein 2: MSNPEEERPSNMQSVFSGFVLDPEKCSNLSLGEKRELVRQIAQWSKDAPEILSSFTRRELLEIICAEMGKERKYRGYSKHLMIQQLLKVIELNSKSNTNSNTEVAPAKNQTGKKRKGEASFQPLSDPGHVSPVTTKEGNLKTQVCQNVACRATFGSEQSFCKRCSCCICHLFDENKDPSLWLTCGPGTVDENGPCGMSCHLECALKHEKSGIIKSGCYPELDGSFYCVACGKVNDLMRTWRKQLMIAKEARRVDVLCLRISLSYKILLGTEKYRNLQNTVEAAMKKLNKEVGPLEQVCAKMARGIVNRLSCGAEVQKLCNSAVESFDSMFSDPWPVPAEKEEHATCRIQFEDPSPTSVVIVLEYEDQLFNNFLGCRLWYRKFDANDYPDQPSFIVLRPEKKFTITNLHPSSEYFCKVSLFSNSGILGVWEAKWVTPASYDSSVVSEKKRREENVVVVQNHSQAESTNSSDIKLASGDHPANLQLSDGVDKNKSKSLYSLPPLTKTVSLIKDAVSPLTPCKSNGMRKVPVFRCAKQAEESDYDYSVRAIKWLEHEGHVDEDFRVKFLTWFSLKANVQERRVVRVFVDTFIDDPSSLAGQLIHSFVDKICCQQKEDQFLSMDLPQGCAIKF; the protein is encoded by the exons ATGAGCAACCCGGAAGAAGAGAGGCCTTCAAACATGCAGTCTGTTTTCTCAG GTTTCGTACTTGACCCTGAAAAATGTAGCAACCTAAGCTtgggagaaaagagagagctAGTTCGTCAGATTGCCCAATGGTCAAAAGATGCCCCAGAGATTCTAAGTTCCTTTACTCGTAGGGAGCTTCTTGAAATTATCTGTGCCGAGATGGGTAAAGAGAGGAAGTACAGAGGATATTCAAAACATCTTATGATACAGCAGCTTCTGAAGGTAATTGAATTGAATTCTAAGAGCAATACTAACAGTAATACTGAAGTTGCTCCTGCCAAAAATCAAActggaaagaaaaggaaaggggaAGCTTCCTTTCAACCTCTTTCTGACCCAGGTCATGTTTCTCCGGTGACGACTAAAGAAGGAAATCTTAAAACCCAAGTCTGTCAGAATGTAGCATGCAGAGCTACTTTCGGGTCAGAGCAGTCTTTTTGCAAAAGATGTTCTTGCTGCATCTGTCATCTTTTCGATGAGAACAAGGATCCTAGTCTATGGTTGACCTGTGGCCCTGGTACTGTTGATGAGAATGGTCCATGTGGAATGTCATGCCATCTGGAATGTGCTCTAAAGCATGAAAAATCTGGCATTATCAAGAGTGGTTGCTATCCAGAATTGGATGGAAGCTTCTATTGCGTTGCTTGTGGAAAGGTTAATGATTTAATGAG AACCTGGAGAAAACAATTGATGATTGCAAAGGAGGCTAGAAGAGTGGATGTACTGTGTCTACGAATTTCTCTATCTTACAAAATTCTTTTAGGAACGGAGAAATACCGAAACCTGCAGAACACTGTAGAAGCTGCCATGAAAAAACTGAACAAAGAAGTAGGGCCACTGGAACAGGTCTGTGCAAAGATGGCGCGTGGAATTGTTAACAGGCTCTCTTGTGGTGCTGAAGTTCAGAAGTTGTGCAATTCTGCAGTGGAGTCGTTTGACTCAATGTTTTCTGATCCTTGGCCTGTCCCTGCAGAAAAGGAAGAGCACGCAA CTTGCCGCATCCAGTTTGAAGACCCGTCCCCGACTTCTGTTGTCATTGTGCTGGAATATGAGGACCAACTTTTTAACAACTTTTTGGGGTGCAGGCTGTGGTATCGTAAGTTTGATGCCAATGATTACCCTGACCAACCCTCTTTCATTGTTTTGAGGCCTGAGAAGAAATTTACCATCACCAATCTCCATCCCTCATCTGAATATTTCTGCAAGGTTTCTCTGTTTAGCAACTCTGGAATATTGGGTGTTTGGGAAGCTAAGTGGGTCACGCCTGCATCCTATGATAGCTCCGTTGTGTCAGAGAAAAAGCGAAGGGAAGAGAATGTAGTAGTTGTTCAAAACCATTCCCAAGCTGAATCAACCAATTCTAGTGACATCAAATTAGCTTCTGGAGACCATCCCGCAAATCTTCAATTATCAGATGGCGTTGACAAGAACAAGAGCAAAAGTCTCTACTCACTGCCTCCTTTAACAAAAACCGTTTCTTTGATCAAAGATGCAGTTTCTCCATTGACACCTTGTAAATCTAATGGAATGCGCAAAGTACCAGTTTTCAGATGTGCAAAGCAAGCAGAGGAAAGTGATTACGACTACTCTGTGAGAGCAATCAAATGGTTAGAGCACGAGGGCCACGTAGATGAAGATTTTAGAGTAAAATTCCTGACTTGGTTCAGTCTGAAAGCAAATGTGCAAGAACGAAGGGTTGTCAGAGTATTCGTGGATACCTTCATTGACGATCCATCAAGCTTGGCCGGCCAGCTCATTCACAGCTTCGTGGATAAGATTTGCTGCCAGCAAAAGGAAGACCAATTTCTCAGCATGGACCTTCCACAAGGTTGTGCCATTAAATTTTGA